In Streptomyces sp. NBC_00091, the following proteins share a genomic window:
- a CDS encoding signal peptidase I translates to MIPSGAPPATAAEESWWLVLRMSGCRALVTMVTTLMCIPMAALAWGWSPSVVVSGSMEPALSRGDVVAVQHVLPSEVGGGAVIAYEDPDHGGRLTTHRAVKRLPEDAYLVKGDANPRPDPTPVTPDRLRGVVAVAVPWVGTVWLWLQQGDWAYLGCAVLLYAAALRGCVHVPGRTAWARCEEGRREE, encoded by the coding sequence GTGATCCCCTCAGGCGCGCCGCCGGCGACGGCAGCGGAGGAGAGCTGGTGGCTGGTCCTGCGGATGTCCGGCTGCCGCGCCCTCGTGACCATGGTGACGACGCTGATGTGCATCCCCATGGCCGCACTCGCATGGGGCTGGTCCCCGTCCGTGGTCGTCTCGGGCTCCATGGAGCCGGCGCTGAGCCGGGGCGATGTGGTCGCCGTCCAGCACGTACTGCCGTCCGAGGTCGGCGGCGGAGCCGTCATCGCGTACGAGGACCCCGACCACGGCGGCCGGCTCACCACCCACCGCGCCGTCAAGCGCCTCCCCGAGGACGCCTACCTGGTCAAGGGCGACGCCAACCCCCGCCCGGACCCCACTCCCGTCACCCCGGACCGGCTGCGCGGCGTCGTCGCGGTCGCGGTGCCCTGGGTCGGGACGGTCTGGCTGTGGCTCCAGCAGGGGGACTGGGCGTACCTGGGCTGCGCCGTACTGCTGTACGCGGCCGCGCTCCGGGGCTGCGTACACGTACCCGGCCGGACTGCCTGGGCTCGGTGTG